From the Borrelia puertoricensis genome, one window contains:
- the xth gene encoding exodeoxyribonuclease III: MNLISWNVNGIRAIFGKGFFEFIEKYNPDILCLQETKACKEQLPKELINIEGYYSYFSKSIIKGYSGVGIYSKVEPIKLENMNVEIFDREGRCLIAHYRDFILINAYFPNSQSLRKRLPYKLEFLMSLESIANTFVTSGKSIIICGDFNIAHTEIDLANPNTSRESAGFYIEETTWMDNFLNGGYVDTFRMFNMEPGNYTWWDYKTRARERNMGWRIDYFVVNEFFKSKIKDALILREVMGSDHCPVCLELKQ; this comes from the coding sequence ATGAATTTGATTTCTTGGAATGTCAATGGAATAAGAGCTATTTTTGGTAAAGGTTTTTTTGAGTTTATTGAGAAGTATAATCCGGATATTTTATGTCTTCAGGAGACTAAAGCTTGTAAAGAACAGTTACCAAAGGAGCTTATTAATATTGAAGGGTATTATTCATATTTTTCAAAATCTATAATAAAGGGTTATAGCGGGGTTGGTATTTATTCAAAGGTTGAGCCTATTAAATTAGAAAATATGAATGTAGAAATATTTGATAGGGAAGGAAGATGCCTGATTGCTCATTATCGTGATTTTATTCTTATTAATGCGTATTTTCCTAATTCTCAATCTTTAAGAAAAAGACTTCCTTATAAGCTTGAATTTTTAATGAGTCTTGAGTCTATTGCAAATACATTTGTAACTTCTGGAAAAAGTATTATCATTTGTGGTGATTTTAATATTGCGCATACGGAGATTGATTTAGCTAATCCTAATACCAGCAGAGAATCTGCTGGTTTTTACATTGAGGAGACTACTTGGATGGATAACTTTTTAAATGGAGGTTATGTGGATACTTTTAGAATGTTTAACATGGAGCCGGGTAACTATACCTGGTGGGATTATAAAACAAGGGCAAGGGAGCGTAATATGGGCTGGAGAATAGATTATTTTGTTGTAAATGAATTTTTTAAATCAAAGATAAAAGATGCTTTAATTTTGAGAGAGGTCATGGGTAGTGATCATTGTCCTGTTTGTTTAGAGTTAAAGCAGTAA
- a CDS encoding MBL fold metallo-hydrolase produces the protein MLGIFLGTGSSSGVPMLSCDCRVCSLNFGKNKRFRSSFLINLYGMNLLIDTGPDIRAQLLRENIVKLDLVLYTHEHYDHIMGLDDIKFYTRGVPLPIYARESTMKHIRNAFPHNFSSKVTISGKANIIPNLAMDLQLIFFRGIKIMPIPLLHGDIISLGYRINNLAYLTDVKFIPEISYNYLKGLDVLIIDALRLKPHPGHLNFDDAIVEVKKIEPKIAYFTHISHDIMHEEFDYLKRDNIYLAYDGLQIHV, from the coding sequence ATGTTGGGAATCTTTTTAGGAACTGGTTCGTCAAGTGGTGTTCCTATGTTGAGTTGCGATTGTAGAGTATGCAGTTTAAATTTTGGTAAAAACAAGAGGTTTAGGAGTTCATTTTTAATCAATTTATATGGAATGAACTTATTAATTGATACAGGTCCTGATATCAGAGCACAGCTTTTAAGAGAAAATATCGTTAAGTTAGATTTGGTATTGTATACTCATGAGCATTATGATCATATTATGGGTCTTGATGATATTAAATTTTATACGAGAGGTGTTCCTTTGCCTATTTATGCTCGAGAGAGTACAATGAAACATATTAGAAATGCTTTTCCACATAATTTTTCATCAAAAGTGACTATAAGTGGGAAAGCAAATATTATTCCTAATTTGGCGATGGATTTACAGCTAATTTTTTTTAGAGGAATAAAGATAATGCCCATTCCTTTATTACATGGGGATATAATTAGTTTAGGATATAGAATAAACAATTTAGCATATCTTACGGATGTTAAATTTATTCCTGAAATTTCTTACAATTATTTAAAGGGATTGGATGTATTAATAATAGATGCTTTAAGGCTTAAACCTCATCCTGGACATTTGAATTTTGATGATGCTATTGTTGAGGTTAAAAAAATAGAGCCTAAGATTGCTTATTTTACGCATATTTCACATGATATAATGCATGAAGAATTCGATTATCTAAAGAGAGATAATATTTATTTGGCTTATGATGGTCTTCAGATACATGTTTGA
- a CDS encoding type III pantothenate kinase — translation MSKLVAFAQLIIDIGNTSISFGLYGLDKMQVFCKLSTKRDLSFEELYEFLKFKFDCKVDQVFVSSVVPVIDKVLINAIVALYKVNPLFIRFDLNYDLSFDLYNTNRFVLGSDIFANLVGAIEYYNINDALVVDLGTACTIFAISRKEGILGGLINGGPFTSLSALIENAYLLTDFDLAVPKKLLGLSTVDSVNSGVIYQYKYLIEGIYHELMRNYDRKFKLIITGGNSYLVLPLISLDFVSNLYLTLEGIRILGNAFKGVY, via the coding sequence ATGAGTAAACTTGTTGCTTTCGCTCAGTTAATCATTGATATTGGAAACACCAGTATATCTTTTGGGTTATATGGACTGGATAAAATGCAGGTATTTTGTAAGCTTAGCACAAAACGTGATTTAAGTTTTGAGGAGCTTTATGAGTTTCTTAAATTTAAATTTGATTGCAAGGTTGATCAAGTTTTTGTAAGTAGTGTTGTGCCAGTTATTGATAAGGTACTCATTAATGCAATTGTTGCTCTTTATAAGGTGAATCCTTTATTCATTAGATTTGATTTAAATTATGACTTAAGTTTTGATCTTTATAATACTAATCGATTTGTATTAGGGTCGGATATTTTTGCAAATCTTGTTGGGGCTATTGAGTATTATAATATTAATGATGCTTTAGTAGTAGATCTTGGAACGGCTTGTACTATTTTTGCGATTAGCAGAAAGGAAGGCATACTTGGTGGTCTTATTAATGGTGGGCCTTTCACAAGTTTGAGTGCATTAATTGAAAATGCATATCTTTTAACAGATTTTGATCTTGCAGTACCAAAAAAATTGCTAGGTTTATCAACTGTTGACAGTGTAAATAGTGGTGTGATTTATCAGTATAAATATTTAATAGAAGGTATTTATCATGAGCTTATGCGTAATTATGATAGGAAATTTAAATTGATAATTACAGGTGGAAATTCTTATTTGGTTTTACCTTTAATAAGTTTAGATTTTGTATCAAATTTGTATTTAACCCTTGAAGGCATTAGGATTTTGGGCAATGCTTTTAAAGGTGTTTATTAA
- the nadE gene encoding NAD(+) synthase produces the protein MKICIAQTKCRLFKFNHILGAFKKSYEHALQNKVDILVFPFIFIGGIEYANLFHRAEYLKKILDGLDFIKDQVDDRLCVVFGHYSFYEGNLLDCVSVVNDHQFILTTREVNKPVLFNYKGQSIAVLNLNDDLLFQGLEDKLNGSFSKADYLLVPSKSYFTGEKNNLRLKFFKEIAMKNNLEVVYANLCGVYGSTVFDGLSFFIDKYGKIKQAKKFEDDILFNEEFHDLELDCESKIFDKLIEALIISLREYVDLSGFDKVHLGVSGGIDSAVVAYIACAALGAHRVVGISMPSRFSSKGSVFDAKELSSELGFKLIDMPIESMFQSVLEFFNGYFNTKGITEENLQARLRGLFLMSYSNANKSLLLNTGNKSEIAVGYCTLYGDTCGGIALIGDLFKRDVYNLAKYINLKEGRSVISVNILSKEPSAELRPDQKDSDSLPEYEILDEILSRYLLENEPLGLLYESFGKEVVAKVLDLYSSSEYKRRQGSMIVKVSRKAFGEDILLPISKVVLTEDE, from the coding sequence GTGAAAATATGTATAGCGCAGACAAAATGTAGACTTTTTAAGTTTAATCATATTTTGGGTGCGTTTAAGAAAAGTTATGAGCATGCTCTTCAAAATAAGGTTGATATTTTAGTTTTTCCTTTTATTTTTATTGGGGGCATTGAGTATGCGAATTTGTTTCATAGAGCAGAATATTTGAAAAAAATTCTTGATGGCCTTGATTTTATAAAAGATCAGGTTGATGATAGACTTTGTGTTGTATTTGGACATTATAGTTTTTATGAGGGTAATTTATTAGATTGCGTATCAGTGGTAAATGATCATCAGTTTATTTTGACAACGAGAGAAGTCAATAAGCCGGTCTTATTTAATTATAAGGGTCAAAGTATTGCTGTCTTGAATTTGAACGATGATCTTTTGTTTCAAGGACTTGAGGACAAATTGAATGGGTCTTTCAGTAAAGCCGACTATCTTTTAGTTCCATCAAAGTCTTATTTTACTGGCGAGAAGAATAACTTAAGGCTTAAATTTTTCAAAGAAATAGCTATGAAAAATAATTTGGAAGTTGTTTATGCCAATTTATGCGGTGTTTATGGCTCTACTGTATTTGATGGCCTGAGTTTTTTTATTGATAAGTATGGAAAAATAAAACAGGCTAAAAAATTTGAAGACGATATTTTATTTAATGAAGAATTTCATGATTTAGAACTTGACTGTGAGTCTAAAATTTTTGATAAACTTATTGAGGCATTGATAATTAGTTTAAGAGAATATGTTGATCTCTCTGGTTTTGATAAAGTTCATTTAGGTGTTTCTGGAGGAATTGATTCTGCTGTTGTTGCTTATATTGCATGTGCTGCTTTGGGGGCTCATAGAGTTGTTGGTATTTCTATGCCTAGTAGATTTTCATCAAAGGGATCTGTTTTTGATGCGAAGGAACTTTCTAGTGAATTGGGATTTAAATTGATTGATATGCCTATTGAGAGCATGTTTCAATCTGTTTTAGAGTTTTTTAATGGGTATTTTAATACAAAGGGTATTACTGAAGAAAATCTGCAAGCCAGGCTTAGGGGGCTTTTTTTGATGTCTTATAGTAATGCAAATAAGTCTTTGCTTTTAAATACTGGAAATAAAAGTGAAATTGCTGTTGGTTATTGCACTCTTTATGGTGATACTTGTGGTGGAATTGCTTTGATTGGCGATTTATTTAAACGAGATGTTTATAATCTTGCAAAATATATTAATTTAAAAGAAGGTAGATCAGTTATTTCTGTTAATATTCTTTCAAAAGAGCCTTCTGCTGAGTTGAGACCTGATCAAAAAGACAGTGATTCTCTTCCCGAATATGAAATTCTTGATGAGATATTAAGTCGATATTTGCTTGAAAATGAACCTTTGGGATTACTTTATGAATCTTTTGGAAAAGAAGTGGTTGCAAAGGTGTTAGATCTTTATTCTAGTAGTGAGTATAAAAGAAGGCAAGGTTCTATGATAGTTAAAGTTTCTAGGAAAGCTTTTGGTGAGGATATTTTACTTCCTATTTCAAAAGTTGTGTTGACTGAGGATGAATAG
- a CDS encoding glucosaminidase domain-containing protein, with protein MQKKFILLTICLTLLTVKSYCIEEIIEINTEIQKEKYIPFLLSKGISQVEDLVKYTLKMNPYLKSEYVKTIAQTYIDEAIIEGINYDIAYAQMLLETGILKFNGIVSKEQHNFSGIGATDNFTKGNSFSNIKEGIRAHIQHLKAYASRQNIKSNMVDPRFYLVQRGSAPTIYDLTGKWAKDKFYDKKLKKILLGLLESDNAKK; from the coding sequence ATGCAAAAAAAATTTATACTGTTAACAATATGTCTGACATTACTAACAGTAAAGAGTTACTGCATTGAAGAAATAATTGAAATAAACACTGAAATACAAAAAGAAAAGTACATTCCATTTTTACTAAGTAAAGGAATAAGTCAAGTAGAAGATCTTGTAAAATACACATTGAAAATGAATCCTTATCTTAAATCAGAATATGTTAAAACAATTGCACAAACTTATATAGATGAGGCCATAATTGAAGGAATAAATTATGATATTGCCTATGCTCAAATGCTACTTGAAACGGGAATTTTAAAATTCAATGGTATCGTCTCTAAAGAGCAACACAACTTCTCAGGTATAGGAGCTACTGACAATTTTACAAAGGGAAACTCTTTTTCTAATATCAAAGAAGGAATAAGAGCTCATATTCAACATTTAAAAGCTTATGCTTCAAGACAAAACATAAAATCGAATATGGTTGATCCTAGATTTTATCTTGTGCAAAGAGGATCTGCTCCAACAATATACGATCTTACAGGAAAATGGGCCAAAGATAAGTTTTATGATAAAAAGTTAAAGAAAATATTGCTTGGACTATTAGAATCTGACAATGCAAAAAAATAA
- a CDS encoding TIGR02757 family protein: MQKNKDTTLNILEWIYNKYNKRKFVHPDPLEFLYKYTEKEDIELAGLISSSLALGRVERILTAIESVLKPLGNKPSETLKTLKKEELDTIYKDFTYRFFKTEDIVRLLMSFKKVKEKYLTIENLLHNIYKKNKNFISSLNDLITQMENINGHPFGIILPKPSRGSACKRLFLFLRWMIRKDDVDLGIWNKFSPSNLIVPMDTHMTNISSKLFNLKNKKNVSIKKAIEVTKHFAKENKDDPVKYDFSLTRFGINREFNKEELFTNIFKL; encoded by the coding sequence ATGCAAAAAAATAAGGATACTACATTAAACATATTAGAATGGATATACAATAAATACAATAAACGCAAATTTGTTCATCCAGATCCACTAGAATTTTTATACAAATATACAGAAAAAGAAGACATCGAACTGGCAGGTCTCATTAGCTCATCACTCGCACTAGGAAGAGTTGAGAGAATATTAACAGCAATTGAATCTGTTTTAAAACCACTTGGAAATAAACCTTCAGAAACACTTAAAACGCTTAAAAAAGAAGAATTAGATACAATATACAAAGATTTTACTTATAGATTTTTCAAAACAGAAGATATTGTAAGACTATTAATGTCTTTTAAAAAAGTAAAAGAAAAATACTTAACAATTGAAAATTTACTTCATAACATTTACAAAAAAAATAAAAATTTCATATCAAGCCTAAACGACCTAATAACACAAATGGAAAACATCAATGGACACCCATTTGGCATAATACTTCCAAAACCTTCAAGAGGAAGTGCCTGTAAAAGACTATTTCTATTCTTAAGATGGATGATAAGAAAAGATGATGTTGACTTAGGAATTTGGAATAAATTCAGCCCATCAAATTTAATAGTTCCAATGGATACGCACATGACAAATATCTCATCAAAACTATTTAATCTCAAAAACAAAAAAAATGTAAGTATTAAAAAAGCAATAGAAGTAACAAAACATTTTGCAAAAGAGAATAAAGATGATCCTGTAAAATATGATTTTTCTTTAACCAGGTTTGGAATAAACAGAGAATTTAATAAAGAAGAACTATTTACAAACATTTTCAAACTTTAA
- a CDS encoding M16 family metallopeptidase — MKCKHIDNISILKFIFLILVFLFLSCSSSKLKVDKNLVSGQLKNGLKYYIYGNQLPSKAVHMGILFNVGSLNEEENERGLAHYLEHMAFKGTTDYPGSEDILEVLKKFGMKFGADINAYTSFDKTYYHLDLPDGGNESEIDEALNVLRNWAFQVKFDEVEIDKERNVILEEKKRRENYAGRVAEKIFGVIFNNSKYAVRFPIGLEERILSFKSEDFKRFYKKWYRPDLTSIIIVGDIAPDKIEKKVRERFASLEKPVSEPERVKISLDTIIDKTFVSIEDIETPFPSMNFVVKKEIENDFSTVDDVKRLVEKTLLDELFVNRFYELKIAGTNYFMSFDKFDSQFKSDDNYILINEISFKINPEHFKEAIEGFFYEIERIKRFGFTKGEIDKIKSKLISSAKLNKDNVNKRYSSSIANTLVDVASQGYLMFDMDEYFDIFVDHLNKISLKTISDFARNEASIDDMAIIYSYSKKYHPSLTFEEIKELRNFALEREIKPYDDVSIQGKFFKKSLEHKDIIDEKELFDGISSFMLENGVEVYFKHNENKQNIVDFSASSWGGLLSENAELIPILSLAPRVVSSSGYGDYSQLQIEKYLSDKIVSLSPTVGDQMTSINGSADIKDLETLFKLIYFTFNDSKIDDVVLQSIIDDVKARIKSRENSSKHLFYGAVERFYNNDDYRLRDIKESDLKNVSKDIFLDFYRKRFTYANNFKFVFVGDVDLETIKNLSSKYLGNLSSKKLNEFRDLDYSYKNSTDRIVIRKGEDSSSLVYILYPFKFNYTPENILNYEALASLLTEDLVKTVRREMSSVYSIGVSFDYLLRKHSNSDGFMTVYFTVEPKVLDSVLQVVNEYILKKQKSDFVDKDFDYVKKNIIKNNSIRSESNGYWLSKILGSILWYGALKDTFSAKFIENTLNKDMINLLFKKIDFKQGAEIILLPEKDN, encoded by the coding sequence ATGAAATGTAAACATATTGACAATATTAGCATATTAAAATTTATCTTTTTAATTTTGGTCTTTCTTTTTTTATCTTGTTCATCTTCTAAGTTAAAGGTTGATAAAAACTTAGTAAGTGGCCAGCTTAAAAATGGACTTAAATATTATATTTATGGCAATCAACTTCCAAGTAAGGCTGTTCATATGGGAATTTTGTTTAATGTTGGCTCTTTAAATGAAGAGGAAAATGAGAGAGGTTTGGCGCATTATCTTGAACATATGGCTTTTAAGGGTACAACAGATTATCCTGGTAGTGAGGATATTTTGGAAGTTCTTAAAAAATTTGGGATGAAATTTGGGGCTGATATTAATGCTTATACTAGTTTTGATAAAACTTATTATCATCTTGATTTGCCAGATGGTGGTAATGAGTCAGAGATTGATGAGGCCTTGAATGTGTTAAGGAATTGGGCTTTTCAAGTTAAATTTGATGAGGTAGAAATAGATAAAGAGCGTAATGTTATTCTTGAAGAGAAAAAGCGTAGAGAGAATTATGCTGGTAGGGTCGCTGAAAAAATATTTGGGGTTATTTTTAATAATAGTAAATATGCAGTCAGATTCCCTATTGGACTTGAAGAGAGAATTTTATCTTTCAAATCAGAAGATTTTAAGAGATTTTATAAAAAATGGTATAGACCAGATCTTACCAGCATCATTATTGTGGGAGATATTGCCCCTGATAAAATTGAAAAGAAAGTAAGAGAACGATTTGCATCGTTAGAAAAACCAGTAAGTGAGCCTGAAAGGGTTAAAATAAGTTTGGATACTATTATTGATAAAACTTTTGTAAGTATAGAAGATATTGAGACACCATTTCCTAGTATGAATTTTGTTGTTAAAAAGGAGATTGAGAATGATTTTAGCACTGTTGATGATGTTAAAAGATTGGTTGAAAAAACCTTATTAGACGAGCTTTTTGTAAATAGATTTTATGAGTTAAAGATCGCTGGAACAAATTATTTTATGTCCTTTGATAAATTTGATTCACAATTTAAATCAGATGATAATTATATTTTAATTAATGAAATTTCTTTTAAAATTAATCCAGAGCATTTTAAAGAAGCTATTGAAGGATTTTTTTATGAAATTGAGAGAATTAAGAGATTTGGTTTTACAAAGGGGGAAATTGATAAGATCAAATCTAAGCTTATAAGTTCTGCTAAACTAAACAAGGATAATGTCAATAAGCGATATTCATCTAGTATTGCGAATACTTTAGTAGATGTGGCGTCTCAAGGTTATTTGATGTTTGATATGGATGAGTATTTTGATATTTTTGTTGATCATCTAAATAAAATTAGTTTAAAAACAATATCAGATTTTGCCAGAAATGAAGCATCCATAGATGATATGGCTATTATTTATTCTTATTCTAAGAAGTATCATCCTAGTTTAACTTTTGAAGAGATAAAAGAATTGCGTAATTTTGCTTTAGAGAGAGAAATTAAACCTTATGATGATGTATCTATTCAAGGAAAATTCTTTAAAAAATCTTTAGAACACAAAGATATTATTGATGAGAAAGAATTGTTTGATGGGATTTCATCCTTTATGCTGGAAAATGGAGTTGAAGTTTATTTTAAACATAATGAGAATAAGCAAAATATAGTCGATTTTAGTGCATCTTCTTGGGGTGGTTTGTTAAGTGAGAATGCTGAGCTTATACCTATTTTATCTTTGGCTCCAAGAGTAGTTTCTAGTTCAGGGTATGGAGATTATTCTCAGCTTCAAATTGAAAAATATTTGTCAGACAAGATTGTAAGTTTATCACCAACAGTTGGTGATCAAATGACAAGTATTAATGGTAGTGCTGATATTAAAGATCTTGAAACTCTTTTTAAGCTTATATACTTTACCTTTAATGATTCAAAGATAGATGATGTTGTTTTACAAAGTATCATTGATGATGTAAAAGCAAGAATTAAGAGTAGAGAAAATAGTTCTAAACATCTTTTTTACGGTGCTGTTGAGCGATTTTATAACAATGATGATTATCGTTTGAGAGATATTAAAGAATCTGATTTGAAAAATGTATCTAAAGATATTTTTTTAGATTTTTATAGAAAAAGGTTTACTTATGCAAACAACTTCAAATTTGTCTTTGTAGGAGATGTTGATTTAGAGACAATAAAAAATCTTTCAAGTAAGTATTTAGGTAATTTAAGTTCAAAAAAATTAAATGAGTTTAGAGATTTGGATTATTCTTATAAAAACAGCACGGATAGAATAGTTATAAGAAAGGGTGAGGATTCAAGTAGTCTAGTGTACATTTTGTATCCTTTTAAGTTCAATTATACACCTGAGAATATTTTGAATTATGAAGCTTTAGCATCGCTATTAACAGAAGATCTTGTTAAAACCGTTAGAAGGGAAATGTCTAGTGTTTATTCAATAGGAGTCTCTTTTGATTATTTACTTAGAAAACATTCTAATTCGGATGGTTTTATGACTGTGTATTTTACGGTTGAACCTAAAGTTTTAGATAGTGTATTGCAGGTTGTTAATGAGTATATCTTGAAAAAACAAAAATCAGATTTTGTAGACAAAGATTTTGATTATGTTAAGAAAAATATTATTAAAAATAATAGTATTCGTTCTGAATCTAATGGGTATTGGCTTTCAAAGATATTAGGTTCAATTCTTTGGTATGGTGCTTTAAAAGATACTTTCAGTGCTAAATTTATTGAAAATACTTTAAATAAAGATATGATAAATCTGTTGTTTAAGAAAATAGATTTTAAGCAAGGGGCAGAGATTATCTTGCTGCCAGAAAAGGATAATTAA
- a CDS encoding SpoIIE family protein phosphatase, with the protein MNSNNVISILNEFSLKLEDIFLLINTYSYELYKETPRYFYDDITNCLELTLEIVNKFQGEFEGSQDLSLGKFLIRGMKCDLVSYLYLSLELIDNSMHYSGIRDAGIAFFKAIAYKISSIISYIEIELENVFLSSSLASKQALNKDGHKILIFSCDSIHSKSLTDYLVLRDYIVVSSDAVDLFNQLLCNDFYDLIILDLSSYEDIQLILNLLKNIKNNSLYEMIPVIVISQISEKDIIQIFIEEQVDDYFLKSLDFLVLGLRISSFIEKKKIIEQGQKYLDLVLRGKKYFESELIEAGNYIENLLPKKMQNEFFNSNWIFVPSKRIGGDFFNYYFVNDDNLIIYLIDISGHGIGSALLSLSVSSVINSYIMDNNDISPSEVLRYVNRYFVKFKSDMFITLWYGVLNVKTRHLRFSSAGAPPAVVLSAKDNIYLPTRGTILGIEEMYSCEENECILSKFSHLLLFSDGVYEVENEQGVIMAIDDFYNILEDNTYDLDDFILVSLYKKMLNLSRYNAFRDDFSILEFILN; encoded by the coding sequence ATGAATAGTAATAATGTTATTAGTATATTAAATGAATTTAGTTTAAAATTAGAAGATATTTTCTTGCTTATCAATACTTATTCTTATGAACTTTATAAAGAAACACCTAGGTATTTTTATGATGATATTACAAATTGTCTTGAGTTAACTTTAGAAATTGTTAATAAGTTTCAGGGAGAGTTTGAAGGTTCTCAAGACTTAAGCTTAGGTAAATTTCTGATTAGAGGTATGAAATGTGATTTGGTTTCTTATTTGTATTTATCTTTGGAATTAATAGACAATTCTATGCATTATAGTGGGATTAGAGATGCTGGTATTGCTTTTTTTAAGGCAATTGCTTATAAGATCTCATCTATAATATCTTATATAGAAATTGAGCTTGAAAATGTGTTTCTCTCTTCTTCTCTTGCAAGTAAGCAAGCTTTAAATAAAGATGGACATAAGATATTGATTTTTTCATGTGATAGTATTCATAGTAAAAGTCTTACAGATTATTTGGTTTTAAGAGACTATATTGTTGTATCTTCAGATGCTGTTGATTTGTTCAATCAGTTACTCTGTAATGATTTTTATGATTTAATTATTCTTGATTTAAGTTCGTATGAAGATATACAGTTAATTTTAAATTTGCTTAAGAATATTAAAAATAATAGTCTTTATGAGATGATTCCTGTTATTGTTATTTCTCAAATAAGTGAAAAAGATATTATTCAAATTTTTATTGAAGAGCAAGTTGATGATTATTTTTTGAAAAGTTTAGATTTTTTGGTATTGGGTCTTAGGATAAGTAGTTTTATTGAAAAGAAAAAGATTATAGAGCAGGGACAAAAATATTTAGATCTTGTACTTCGTGGTAAGAAATATTTTGAGAGTGAACTAATAGAAGCTGGAAATTATATTGAGAATTTATTGCCCAAGAAGATGCAAAACGAATTTTTTAATTCTAATTGGATTTTTGTTCCATCAAAAAGAATCGGAGGAGATTTTTTTAATTACTATTTTGTTAATGATGATAATTTAATAATTTATTTGATAGATATTTCAGGTCACGGGATAGGTTCTGCACTTTTATCTCTTAGTGTTTCAAGTGTTATTAATTCTTATATCATGGATAATAATGATATAAGTCCTTCTGAAGTTTTAAGATATGTTAACAGGTATTTTGTTAAGTTTAAAAGTGATATGTTTATTACGTTATGGTATGGTGTTTTAAATGTAAAAACAAGACATCTAAGGTTTTCATCAGCAGGAGCTCCGCCTGCTGTTGTTTTAAGTGCTAAGGATAATATTTATCTTCCAACAAGAGGAACAATCCTTGGGATTGAAGAGATGTATTCTTGTGAGGAGAATGAATGTATATTGAGTAAATTTTCACATCTTTTACTTTTTAGTGATGGTGTTTATGAGGTTGAAAATGAGCAAGGTGTAATAATGGCTATTGATGATTTTTATAACATATTGGAAGACAATACATATGATTTGGATGATTTTATTTTAGTGAGTCTTTATAAAAAGATGTTAAATTTATCAAGATATAATGCGTTTAGAGATGATTTTTCTATTTTGGAGTTTATTCTTAATTAA
- a CDS encoding nucleotide exchange factor GrpE codes for MEEKEQCEEPEKIKEQKNDILTNEDSPSMENKVDELENEISNLKDSYLRKQAEFENFRKRLEKDKENFIKFANENIMKDIINFLDNLERAIDSSKQSRDFDTLLSGISMIESEVLSSFDKKYNLKKFGKPGETFDPSQHEAISIEEKEEVKIPEIVEVYQKGYCYNNRVLRTAKVKVAQSKN; via the coding sequence GTGGAAGAAAAGGAACAATGTGAAGAACCTGAAAAAATCAAAGAACAAAAAAATGACATACTAACAAATGAAGACAGTCCTAGCATGGAAAACAAAGTGGATGAATTAGAAAACGAAATTTCAAATCTAAAAGATTCGTATTTAAGGAAACAAGCAGAATTTGAAAACTTTAGAAAAAGACTTGAAAAAGATAAAGAAAATTTTATTAAATTCGCAAACGAAAACATAATGAAAGATATAATTAATTTTCTTGATAATTTAGAAAGAGCAATAGATTCATCAAAACAATCAAGAGATTTTGATACTCTATTATCAGGAATTAGTATGATTGAAAGTGAAGTGCTCTCAAGCTTTGACAAAAAATATAATCTAAAAAAGTTTGGCAAACCGGGAGAAACCTTTGATCCAAGTCAACATGAAGCAATAAGCATAGAAGAAAAAGAAGAGGTTAAAATCCCTGAAATAGTAGAAGTATACCAAAAAGGATACTGCTACAATAACCGAGTATTAAGAACTGCAAAAGTTAAAGTTGCACAAAGCAAAAATTAA